A window of Kocuria sp. TGY1127_2 genomic DNA:
TCACCCTAGCGCGGACGGACGCCTCGGTGGCAACGTTCCACACGGCACAAGCGGGCTTGTTCCGAACCGCTGTGCTCGAGGGCGGCGACAATCAGATGGTCGCCGAATGGCGCCCCAAGATTGCTTCCTGGGAACGCTTCGGCGTCTTCTGTCTCACCGAGCCCGAGCACGGTTCCGACGTCGCAGGCGGATTGGCCACCTCGGCCCGGCGCGAGGGCGAGACCTGGCGAATCAACGGAACCAAACGTTGGATCGGCGCGGCCACCCAGGCTGACTGGTTGGCGATCTTCGCCCGCGACGACGACGATGGCGAGGTCAAAGGTTTCCTGGTGCCCAGCGAAGCACCCGGTGTCAGCATGGAGACCATTTCCGGCAAAACCGCATTGCGCATCGTGCAGAATGCGGAAATCACGCTGGAGGACGTGTCGGTCCAGGAGTCGTTGCGCCTGAAGAACGTTCATTCCTTCAAAGACGTCGCAAGGATGTTGCGCCTCATGCGTTCGGACGTCGCGTGGATCGCGGCGGGCGTGGCCGCAGGGGCGTTCGAGGCGGCACTGCGTTACGTGGACCGGCGCCGGCAGTTCGGGGTACCGCTGGGTTCATTCCAGCTGGTCCAAGAGAAACTGGCCCGAATGCAAGGAAACGTCGCACAAGCACTGTCACTCTGCGCTTCCTTGTCCGAGGCGCAAGAAAACGGCTCCTACCGCGACGAGCATTCGGCCCTCACCAAATCGACCGTGTGTCTTCGTATGCGCGAGACCGTTGCCCTGGCCCGAGAGGTCTGCGGCGGGAACGGAATCACGTTGGAGGCCGACGTCGCCCGGTACTTTGCGGATGCCGAAGCCATTTACTCCTACGAGGGGACGCATGAGATCAACAGCTTGATCGTGGGGCGCTCGCTGACCGGTATTGGCTCGTTTCTGCCTCGCACCAACACATAGCATCACCGGTCCAGGACGAAGGAGTTCTCATGACCACCATTGAATACGGAATAGGAACCTATCCCGCGCGCCGCGCCAAGATCCGCGGGGAAGATATCGCTTTCAGCTTCGAGGGATCCGAAACGACGTACGCGGAAGTCGCTGAGCGGGTCAACCGGCTGGCCGACGCTCTCACGACTCTCGGAATCCGCCCCGGCGACCGCGTCGCGTACGCGGGGTTCAACCACCCGGCTCTGCTGGAAGTCTTCTTCGCGGCGACGCTGATCGACGCCGTGTGCGTGCTGATCAATCCACGGCTTGCGGCTCCGGAAGTCGACTACATCCTGCGCGATTGCACTCCCGCGGTGGTCTTCTACGGCGAGGACCAGGCCCAGAATGCGGACCAATTGCGCACGGCTCTGGGCCCGAAGATCACGTGGTTCGGGGTAGACGAGGGTGAGTACGAGCCGTTGGTCGCCAGCGGTGGGACCGACGACGCGACCATTCCAC
This region includes:
- a CDS encoding acyl-CoA dehydrogenase family protein gives rise to the protein MSMTADPTRTLFPLSDPLGVSASLNDSERGLVLTLQETLERDVAPLVNEAWDQARFPQAIVQPLVDLDLVEPAALEADPRPIFRGFRCFTLARTDASVATFHTAQAGLFRTAVLEGGDNQMVAEWRPKIASWERFGVFCLTEPEHGSDVAGGLATSARREGETWRINGTKRWIGAATQADWLAIFARDDDDGEVKGFLVPSEAPGVSMETISGKTALRIVQNAEITLEDVSVQESLRLKNVHSFKDVARMLRLMRSDVAWIAAGVAAGAFEAALRYVDRRRQFGVPLGSFQLVQEKLARMQGNVAQALSLCASLSEAQENGSYRDEHSALTKSTVCLRMRETVALAREVCGGNGITLEADVARYFADAEAIYSYEGTHEINSLIVGRSLTGIGSFLPRTNT